The proteins below are encoded in one region of Tessaracoccus aquimaris:
- a CDS encoding small basic family protein: MFAVLGLILGIVAGIILQPTLPPVLAPYLPIAIVAAFDAILGGTRAYLEGIFSDRVFLVSFLSNVIIAGLIVFVGDQIGVGSQLSTGVVVVLGIRIFTNAAAIRRALLHA; this comes from the coding sequence GTGTTCGCCGTGCTTGGCCTGATCCTGGGGATCGTGGCCGGAATCATCCTGCAGCCGACGCTGCCGCCCGTGCTCGCCCCCTACCTTCCCATCGCGATCGTCGCGGCCTTCGACGCCATCCTCGGCGGCACCCGCGCCTACCTTGAGGGCATCTTCTCCGACCGGGTATTCCTGGTCTCGTTCCTGTCGAACGTCATCATCGCAGGCCTCATCGTCTTCGTCGGCGACCAGATCGGGGTCGGCTCGCAACTGTCGACCGGTGTGGTCGTCGTGCTCGGCATCCGCATCTTCACCAACGCCGCCGCCATCCGGAGGGCGCTGCTGCATGCCTGA
- a CDS encoding enoyl-CoA hydratase/isomerase family protein yields the protein MTLDDATVRFEVVDGLGLITLNRPNRLNAFDADMAHAWAHACKAATTDPQVRAIVVQAEGRAFCTGGDVQAMASGGVDADGGVAGLAGVINAGIVSLVTSSLPVVAAAHGTTAGGGLGILLSSDYAVVGTDSRIGSLYADMGLTPDLSVTAQLARAVGERRAMQLVLSSRLLSAEEALAWGLVAEVVDPSDVRDRAIAVARGIADGAAGAYGEAKRLIRSQPTRGLEEQLAEEARTIGEAFGTPDAQARIAAFAARGGAR from the coding sequence ATGACGCTCGACGACGCCACCGTCCGGTTCGAGGTGGTTGACGGCCTCGGCCTCATCACCCTCAACCGACCAAACAGGCTCAACGCCTTCGACGCCGACATGGCACATGCCTGGGCACATGCATGCAAGGCCGCCACGACCGATCCACAGGTCCGCGCCATCGTCGTGCAGGCGGAGGGACGGGCCTTCTGCACCGGCGGCGACGTGCAGGCCATGGCCTCGGGCGGGGTCGACGCCGACGGCGGCGTCGCGGGCCTGGCGGGGGTCATCAACGCAGGGATCGTCTCGCTCGTCACCTCGAGCCTCCCCGTCGTGGCGGCCGCGCATGGCACGACCGCGGGCGGCGGGCTCGGCATCCTGCTCAGTTCTGACTACGCGGTGGTCGGCACGGATTCCAGGATCGGCAGCCTGTACGCGGACATGGGCCTGACGCCCGACCTGTCGGTCACCGCTCAACTGGCCCGCGCCGTCGGCGAACGGCGGGCCATGCAACTGGTGCTGAGTTCCCGGCTGCTGAGCGCCGAGGAGGCGCTCGCGTGGGGGCTGGTCGCCGAGGTGGTCGACCCGTCCGATGTCCGGGATCGCGCCATCGCCGTCGCCCGCGGCATCGCGGACGGCGCGGCGGGCGCCTACGGTGAGGCGAAGCGGCTGATCCGCTCACAGCCCACCCGCGGCCTCGAGGAGCAACTCGCCGAGGAGGCCCGCACCATCGGCGAGGCGTTCGGCACGCCCGACGCACAAGCCAGGATCGCCGCCTTCGCCGCCCGGGGAGGTGCCCGATGA
- the thrS gene encoding threonine--tRNA ligase: protein MSGVITIRRNDDAEQVELTTTTTGLDLFGQDRAVVAMRVNGESLDLQREVKDGDVVEPITVHEPEGLSILRHSAAHVTAQALQNLHVDAKLGIGPPIADGFYYDFQTEPLQPEDLKAIEKRMGQIVKEKQRFVRRVVTDDEARAELAGEPFKLELIQDKGSASDDDGSSVEVGTGDLTIYDNLRRDDSVAWKDLCRGPHVPNTGYLGNGWALTRTSAAYWRGDQSKAGLQRVYGTAWPTKEELQAYKTRLEEAAKRDHRRLGTELDLFSFNELVGSGLPLFHPKGGVIKRVMEDYVRARHIEEGFDYVGTPHIAKEELFYTSGHLPYYAEGMFPPLLEDVERDEQGNVTKAGQAYRLKAMNCPMHNLIFSSRGRSYRELPLRFFEFGTVYRDEKSGVVQGLTRVRSITQDDSHSYVMKEQAPDEVRHLLRFVLSLLTDFGMTDVALEVSTRDEDGKKKDKFIGSDEQWAEATAILQEIADESGLPVVADPGGAAYYGPKISIQAKDAIGRTWQMSTIQYDFNQPERFGLEYTAPDGTRQQPVMIHSAKFGSIERFMGVLIEHYAGAFPAWLSPVQVTAVPVAAEFDEYLRGVVDALRSRGVRVEFDESDDRFAKKIRNASKHKAPFVLIAGGDDRDAGSVSFRFRDGSQRNGVPVDEAVEEIAAFIASRSNESPTANA, encoded by the coding sequence ATGAGTGGAGTCATCACCATCCGCCGAAACGACGACGCGGAACAGGTGGAGCTGACTACCACGACGACCGGCCTCGACCTGTTCGGCCAGGACCGCGCCGTCGTCGCGATGCGCGTGAACGGCGAGTCGCTCGACCTGCAGCGCGAGGTCAAGGACGGCGACGTCGTCGAACCCATCACCGTCCACGAGCCGGAGGGCCTGTCGATCCTGCGCCACTCGGCCGCCCACGTGACCGCGCAGGCACTGCAGAACCTGCACGTCGACGCGAAGCTCGGCATCGGCCCGCCCATCGCCGACGGCTTCTACTACGACTTCCAGACCGAACCGCTTCAACCCGAGGACCTCAAGGCCATCGAGAAGCGGATGGGTCAGATCGTCAAGGAGAAGCAGCGCTTCGTGCGCCGCGTCGTCACCGACGACGAGGCACGCGCGGAGCTCGCGGGCGAGCCGTTCAAGCTCGAACTGATCCAGGACAAGGGCAGCGCATCAGACGACGACGGCTCCTCCGTCGAGGTCGGCACAGGCGACCTGACGATCTACGACAACCTCCGCCGCGACGACAGCGTCGCCTGGAAGGACCTCTGCCGCGGCCCGCACGTGCCGAACACCGGCTACCTCGGCAACGGCTGGGCGCTGACCCGCACGTCTGCCGCCTACTGGCGCGGCGACCAGTCCAAGGCCGGCCTGCAGCGCGTCTACGGCACCGCGTGGCCCACCAAGGAGGAACTGCAGGCCTACAAGACGCGCCTCGAGGAGGCCGCCAAGCGCGACCACCGCAGGCTCGGCACCGAACTCGACCTGTTCAGCTTCAACGAACTGGTCGGCTCCGGCCTCCCGCTGTTCCACCCCAAGGGTGGCGTCATCAAGCGCGTCATGGAGGACTATGTCCGCGCCCGCCACATCGAGGAGGGCTTCGACTACGTCGGCACCCCCCACATCGCCAAGGAGGAGTTGTTCTACACCTCCGGGCACCTGCCGTACTACGCCGAGGGCATGTTCCCGCCCCTCCTGGAGGACGTGGAACGCGACGAGCAGGGCAACGTGACCAAGGCGGGCCAGGCGTACCGCCTGAAGGCCATGAACTGCCCGATGCACAACCTGATCTTCTCCTCGCGTGGCCGCTCCTACCGCGAACTGCCGCTGCGCTTCTTCGAGTTCGGCACCGTCTACCGCGACGAGAAGTCCGGCGTGGTGCAGGGGCTCACCCGGGTGCGTTCCATCACTCAGGACGACTCGCACAGCTACGTCATGAAGGAGCAGGCACCCGACGAGGTGCGCCACCTGCTGCGCTTCGTCCTGTCGCTGTTGACCGACTTCGGGATGACCGACGTCGCGCTCGAGGTCTCCACCCGCGACGAGGACGGCAAGAAGAAGGACAAGTTCATCGGCTCCGACGAGCAGTGGGCCGAGGCGACGGCCATCCTGCAGGAGATCGCCGACGAGTCAGGCCTTCCCGTGGTCGCCGACCCGGGCGGCGCCGCCTACTACGGTCCGAAGATCTCGATCCAGGCCAAGGACGCCATCGGGCGCACCTGGCAGATGTCGACCATCCAGTACGACTTCAACCAGCCCGAGCGCTTCGGCCTCGAGTACACGGCTCCCGACGGCACCCGTCAGCAGCCTGTCATGATCCACTCCGCCAAGTTCGGCTCCATCGAGCGGTTCATGGGTGTGCTGATCGAGCACTACGCGGGCGCCTTCCCTGCGTGGCTGTCTCCCGTCCAGGTGACGGCGGTGCCGGTCGCCGCCGAGTTCGACGAGTACCTGCGGGGCGTCGTCGACGCGCTGCGCTCCCGTGGGGTGCGCGTCGAGTTCGACGAGTCGGACGACCGGTTCGCCAAGAAGATCCGCAACGCGTCCAAGCACAAGGCGCCGTTCGTGCTGATCGCCGGAGGCGACGACCGGGACGCGGGCTCCGTGTCCTTCCGGTTCCGCGACGGCTCGCAGCGCAACGGCGTTCCCGTCGACGAGGCGGTCGAGGAGATCGCGGCGTTCATCGCGTCACGCTCGAACGAGTCGCCGACTGCCAATGCCTGA
- a CDS encoding MerR family transcriptional regulator, translating into MPGAARTIGRVLEMIRPEFPDISVSKLRYLETEGLIAPDRQQPSGYRRFSQEDVDRLLYVLRAQRDRYLPLKVIREELEALDRGEQLPAHTPTEEEPAPEPRQAPRGHGGGQSLMTRRQVLDDSGLGEAALIQLERLRIIQPRRGSQLYGQEAVAIAAAARRLASYGVDLRQMRVLQQAATMEAALVEQALEQYRRRTGPPPEVVADLYRVVMQAHAGLLHGQIH; encoded by the coding sequence ATGCCGGGCGCGGCGCGCACCATCGGCCGCGTACTGGAGATGATCCGCCCAGAGTTTCCCGACATCTCCGTATCAAAGCTGAGGTATCTCGAGACCGAAGGGCTCATCGCCCCCGATCGGCAGCAGCCGTCCGGCTACCGCCGGTTCAGCCAGGAGGACGTCGACCGACTGCTGTACGTGCTGCGTGCGCAACGCGACCGCTACCTGCCTCTGAAGGTCATCCGCGAGGAACTCGAGGCCCTCGACCGCGGCGAACAGCTCCCCGCGCACACCCCCACCGAAGAGGAACCTGCCCCGGAGCCCCGCCAGGCGCCGAGGGGGCACGGCGGCGGACAGTCCCTGATGACCCGCCGTCAGGTCCTCGACGATTCGGGGCTGGGGGAGGCCGCGCTGATCCAACTCGAGCGGCTGCGCATCATCCAGCCGCGTCGAGGCTCCCAGTTGTACGGCCAGGAGGCCGTTGCGATCGCCGCCGCCGCGCGCCGGCTCGCCAGTTACGGCGTCGACCTTCGGCAGATGCGCGTGCTGCAGCAGGCCGCCACCATGGAGGCCGCCCTGGTCGAACAGGCGCTCGAACAGTACCGGCGCCGCACCGGCCCGCCGCCCGAGGTCGTGGCGGACCTGTACCGCGTCGTCATGCAGGCGCACGCCGGGCTGCTGCACGGCCAGATCCACTGA
- a CDS encoding FHA domain-containing protein, which translates to MMKCPKCGSESPAEARFCSVCGTSLTDPTGDTTTMIPVASDERESVELTDQELEAVKELAPGNALLIVNRGPGDSNRFLIDADITNGGRHPESDIFLDDITVSRHHAKFVRSAGKLYLEDLGSLNGTYVNRTLLDGRTVLREGDEIQIGKYRATISLSEPGTN; encoded by the coding sequence ATGATGAAGTGTCCCAAGTGTGGATCCGAGAGCCCTGCCGAGGCGCGCTTCTGCAGTGTGTGCGGGACTTCGCTCACTGACCCGACCGGCGACACCACCACGATGATCCCGGTCGCCTCCGACGAGCGGGAGTCCGTCGAACTCACCGACCAGGAACTCGAGGCCGTCAAGGAACTCGCCCCAGGCAACGCGCTGTTGATCGTCAACCGTGGCCCCGGCGACTCGAACCGCTTCCTGATCGACGCCGATATCACGAATGGCGGTCGCCACCCGGAGTCCGACATCTTCCTCGACGACATCACCGTCAGCCGCCACCACGCCAAGTTCGTGCGCAGCGCGGGCAAGCTGTACCTCGAGGATCTCGGCAGCCTCAACGGCACCTACGTCAACCGCACGCTGCTCGACGGCCGGACGGTGCTGCGGGAGGGCGACGAGATTCAGATCGGCAAGTACCGCGCCACCATCTCGCTGAGCGAGCCCGGAACGAACTGA
- a CDS encoding SDR family oxidoreductase: protein MSTLEGRTILMSGGSRGIGLAIALRAARDGANVTLLAKTDTPHPKLEGTIHTAAEQIRAAGGQALAVVGDVRDDADIARAVAATLDAFGGIDIVVNNASVIDVSGSLDLSEKKYDLMQDVNVRGTFMLSRAAIPALRASSNPHILSLSPPLNPSPRWLGAHTGYTMAKFGMTMATLGMASEFARDGIAANTLWPSTTIATAAVQNILGGDRLMAVSRTPEIYADAAHAVLTAQAADLSGRCLIVEDVLREAGVTDFSGYAAVPGTPDEAMYPDIFLD, encoded by the coding sequence ATGAGCACGCTGGAGGGTCGCACCATCCTGATGTCCGGGGGCAGCCGCGGCATCGGCCTGGCCATCGCGCTGCGGGCAGCGCGCGACGGGGCAAACGTCACGCTGCTTGCGAAGACGGACACGCCGCACCCGAAGTTGGAGGGCACCATCCACACCGCCGCCGAGCAGATCCGCGCCGCGGGTGGTCAGGCGCTGGCCGTGGTCGGTGACGTGCGCGACGACGCGGACATCGCGCGCGCCGTCGCCGCGACGCTCGACGCGTTCGGCGGCATCGACATCGTCGTCAACAACGCGAGCGTCATCGACGTGTCGGGCAGCCTCGATCTGTCAGAGAAGAAGTACGACCTGATGCAGGACGTCAACGTGCGCGGCACCTTCATGCTGTCGCGCGCCGCGATCCCCGCGCTGCGCGCCTCGTCCAACCCGCACATCCTGTCGCTCTCTCCCCCACTGAACCCGAGCCCCCGTTGGCTCGGCGCGCACACGGGCTACACCATGGCGAAGTTCGGGATGACGATGGCGACGCTCGGGATGGCGTCGGAGTTCGCGCGCGACGGGATCGCCGCGAACACGCTGTGGCCGTCGACGACCATCGCGACGGCGGCCGTCCAGAACATCCTGGGCGGGGACCGGTTGATGGCCGTATCACGCACCCCTGAGATCTACGCCGATGCGGCGCACGCCGTCCTCACCGCGCAGGCCGCCGACCTCTCGGGCCGGTGCCTGATCGTCGAGGACGTGCTGCGCGAGGCTGGCGTGACGGACTTCTCCGGCTACGCGGCCGTGCCTGGCACGCCCGACGAGGCGATGTACCCGGACATCTTCCTGGACTGA
- the ybaK gene encoding Cys-tRNA(Pro) deacylase, producing MAKRQAGTPALKALTDADVSHTVHEYDHDPRATSFGLEAAESLGFDPARVFKTLLATDDKDLVVGIVPVSGSLDLKALAAATGHKKLTMAPQATAERVTGMVVGGISPLGQKRRLPTVLDASALEHPTILVSGGRRGLDVELAPADLVRLAEAQVAPIAAH from the coding sequence ATGGCGAAACGACAGGCGGGCACCCCGGCGCTCAAGGCGCTCACCGACGCGGACGTGAGCCACACCGTCCACGAGTACGACCACGACCCGCGGGCCACCAGTTTCGGGCTTGAGGCCGCAGAGAGCCTCGGCTTCGACCCGGCCCGGGTCTTCAAGACGCTGTTGGCCACCGACGACAAGGACCTGGTCGTCGGGATCGTGCCGGTCAGTGGATCCCTCGACCTCAAGGCCCTCGCCGCCGCCACCGGCCACAAGAAGCTGACGATGGCCCCGCAGGCGACCGCGGAACGCGTCACGGGCATGGTGGTCGGAGGGATCAGCCCACTTGGACAGAAGAGGCGCCTTCCGACCGTGCTCGACGCCTCGGCGCTGGAGCACCCGACGATCCTCGTCTCAGGCGGTAGGCGCGGCCTCGATGTCGAACTGGCACCGGCCGACCTTGTCCGACTGGCAGAAGCTCAGGTGGCACCCATCGCGGCGCACTAG
- a CDS encoding GNAT family N-acetyltransferase: MADDIQYNLNVGRDRFEIYVGEELAGVIDYTDEDGILDLYHTGIEPEFGGRGLGTKLVEYALSDCQDAEVKIRPTCPFIAKYIDAHPEYQDLVA; encoded by the coding sequence ATGGCTGACGACATCCAGTACAACCTCAACGTCGGGCGCGACCGGTTCGAGATCTACGTCGGGGAGGAACTCGCCGGCGTGATCGACTACACCGACGAGGACGGCATCCTCGACCTCTACCACACGGGCATCGAGCCCGAGTTCGGCGGACGCGGCCTCGGCACCAAGCTCGTCGAGTACGCGCTCAGCGACTGCCAGGACGCCGAGGTCAAGATCCGGCCGACCTGCCCCTTCATCGCGAAGTACATCGACGCGCACCCCGAATACCAGGACCTGGTCGCCTGA
- a CDS encoding bifunctional nuclease family protein, with protein MIGLDVIGIRLLTPEDPPVLLLREQDGTRCLPIWIGNQEAAAIAAALEDEVPERPMTHDLLAAVLTLVEPDMGLVLISGMDEGVYEAELHAGGNIIDARPSDCVAVALRLGWPIQCPKELMDQVGVEVEAASTDEVEAFRAFLDSVNADDFEDDNP; from the coding sequence ATGATCGGACTCGACGTCATCGGCATCAGGCTGCTGACCCCTGAGGACCCACCCGTGCTGCTGCTGCGCGAGCAGGACGGAACCCGCTGCCTGCCCATCTGGATCGGCAACCAGGAGGCGGCCGCGATCGCCGCCGCGCTGGAGGACGAGGTGCCGGAGCGCCCGATGACGCACGACCTGCTGGCCGCCGTGCTGACCCTTGTCGAGCCCGACATGGGCCTCGTGCTCATCTCCGGGATGGACGAGGGCGTCTACGAGGCCGAACTGCACGCCGGAGGCAACATCATCGACGCCCGGCCCAGCGACTGCGTGGCCGTGGCCCTGCGTCTCGGGTGGCCGATCCAGTGCCCCAAGGAACTGATGGATCAAGTCGGGGTTGAGGTTGAGGCGGCGTCGACCGACGAGGTTGAGGCTTTCAGGGCGTTCCTCGACAGCGTGAACGCGGACGACTTCGAGGATGATAACCCGTAG
- a CDS encoding CDP-alcohol phosphatidyltransferase family protein, translated as MHAQLVPPQEYDTDAVLTIPNVVSFVRLLAVPAFSVLIILGHDVAAVILLAAFGATDWVDGFLARRLKQRTALGAKLDPVADRLYILAAVVALLVRGIVPIWFVVVLLARDVMLALTLPQLKRHGMVALPVNWIGKTGTFLILLALPLILLGSPSSLGWVWAHWAGWIFGGVGAVAYWVAGLLYVREAVRLGRGEAT; from the coding sequence GTGCACGCCCAACTCGTACCCCCGCAGGAGTATGACACCGATGCCGTGCTCACCATCCCCAATGTCGTGTCATTCGTGCGGCTCCTTGCCGTGCCCGCATTCAGCGTCCTGATCATCCTCGGCCATGACGTGGCCGCCGTGATCCTGCTCGCCGCGTTCGGCGCGACCGACTGGGTCGACGGCTTCCTGGCGCGCCGCCTCAAGCAGCGCACCGCGCTCGGCGCCAAGCTCGACCCGGTGGCCGACCGCCTCTACATCCTCGCGGCCGTCGTCGCGCTCCTGGTGCGCGGCATCGTGCCCATCTGGTTCGTGGTCGTGCTGCTCGCGCGCGACGTGATGCTCGCGCTCACCTTGCCGCAGTTGAAAAGGCACGGCATGGTTGCCCTCCCGGTCAACTGGATCGGCAAGACGGGGACTTTCCTGATCCTGCTCGCGCTGCCGCTGATCCTGCTCGGCTCACCGAGTTCGCTCGGCTGGGTGTGGGCGCATTGGGCCGGCTGGATCTTCGGCGGCGTCGGCGCCGTCGCCTACTGGGTGGCTGGCCTGCTCTACGTGCGCGAGGCTGTGAGGCTTGGGCGTGGCGAGGCGACCTGA
- a CDS encoding HIT family protein — protein MPDAQETESSDTLAGVPDAFQRLWTPHRMVYINGEGKPKHAGECPFCSAPTRSDEDGLVVARGEHAYVVMNLFPYSPGHLLVCPYRHVADYTDLTADETREVAELTQQAMRVVRRVSHPDGFNLGMNQGAVAGAGISMHLHQHIVPRWSGDMNFMPVIGQTRAVPQLLGDARALLAEAWQD, from the coding sequence ATGCCTGACGCGCAGGAGACTGAGTCGAGCGACACCCTCGCGGGCGTCCCGGACGCGTTCCAGCGTCTGTGGACGCCCCACCGGATGGTCTACATCAACGGTGAGGGCAAGCCGAAGCACGCGGGGGAGTGCCCCTTCTGCAGCGCGCCCACCCGCTCCGACGAGGACGGCCTGGTGGTGGCGCGGGGCGAGCACGCCTACGTCGTGATGAACCTGTTCCCGTACTCGCCCGGCCACCTGCTGGTGTGCCCGTACCGGCACGTCGCCGACTACACCGACCTGACGGCGGACGAGACGCGCGAGGTGGCGGAACTGACCCAGCAGGCGATGCGTGTCGTCCGCCGCGTCTCGCACCCAGACGGCTTCAACCTGGGCATGAACCAGGGTGCCGTCGCCGGGGCGGGCATCTCGATGCACCTGCACCAGCACATCGTGCCCAGATGGTCGGGCGACATGAACTTCATGCCGGTGATCGGCCAGACTCGGGCGGTGCCGCAACTGCTCGGGGACGCGCGGGCCCTGCTCGCCGAGGCGTGGCAGGACTGA
- a CDS encoding DUF881 domain-containing protein yields MPEPERETPETPDIAGVEADEDAPRRAVDAPKGSLLRAFFRPSRGQFVIGVALFLTALIVVMTLRSQAAQPEFANVRQADLIQLLDSVTAETRRLEGEVSDLENARNELISGADRDQAAREEAERRLQQAQIIAGTVPAVGPGVRIQINDPEGRVSAELLLDAIEELRDAGAEVIELNDSVRLVMRSYFSTDEQGRITADGTVLEAPYVIDAIGDPATLEAGARFRGGLVSEVEGERVGGTVTIEQVQSVEISTTVTPPENEFARPR; encoded by the coding sequence ATGCCTGAGCCGGAGCGGGAGACCCCCGAGACGCCCGACATCGCAGGGGTCGAGGCGGACGAGGACGCGCCGCGTCGCGCGGTCGACGCGCCGAAGGGGAGCCTGCTGCGGGCCTTCTTCAGGCCGAGTCGAGGCCAGTTCGTCATCGGCGTCGCGTTGTTCCTCACCGCGCTGATCGTCGTGATGACGCTCCGCTCGCAGGCCGCGCAGCCCGAGTTCGCCAACGTCCGCCAGGCCGACCTGATCCAACTGCTCGACAGCGTGACGGCGGAGACCCGCCGACTCGAGGGGGAGGTCAGCGACCTCGAGAATGCCCGCAACGAGCTGATCAGCGGCGCGGATCGCGACCAGGCAGCCCGCGAGGAGGCCGAGCGTCGACTACAGCAGGCCCAGATCATCGCGGGCACCGTCCCTGCGGTCGGGCCGGGTGTGCGGATCCAGATCAACGACCCTGAGGGCCGGGTGAGCGCGGAACTGCTCCTCGACGCGATCGAGGAACTGCGCGACGCCGGCGCCGAGGTGATCGAACTCAACGACTCCGTGCGACTCGTGATGCGCTCCTACTTCTCGACCGACGAGCAGGGCCGGATCACCGCCGACGGCACCGTCCTTGAGGCCCCCTACGTGATCGACGCCATCGGCGACCCCGCGACGCTCGAGGCGGGCGCGCGGTTCCGTGGCGGCCTCGTCAGCGAGGTCGAGGGCGAGCGGGTCGGCGGAACAGTCACCATCGAACAGGTCCAGTCAGTGGAGATCTCCACCACCGTCACGCCACCCGAAAACGAGTTCGCCCGTCCGCGTTAG
- a CDS encoding glycosyltransferase family 4 protein, whose product MRVALVVPYSLDQPGGVATHALGLARWLRQEGHDATVIAPGTGDADLGVPVIRLGGSVALPFNGSVAHLALSPLQARSAIEAVRGFDVVHVHEPLTPGIGYAAARRAESLVVTHHAAFAASPLVAAALRRRASSLPPRVTLAVSDAAAALVSSVTGASPDVVPNAIALPPPPTGRPAGRPVVAFLGRLNEPRKGYDTFVDIAGRVDGADFVAIGPGGSGAHGVRELGALSDAAVGEWLAAASVLVAPNRFGESFGMVLIEALSRGAAVVASDLPSFRAVADRDDVAAFFPVGDPVTAATLVARRLAAPVDAAVAWGSVARFGWDVVGPRVIDAYRRAAQMRHRTSYMS is encoded by the coding sequence GTGAGGGTCGCCCTCGTCGTCCCCTACTCGCTCGACCAGCCAGGCGGTGTCGCCACGCACGCCCTCGGGCTTGCCCGCTGGCTGCGACAGGAGGGCCACGACGCGACCGTCATCGCCCCCGGAACCGGCGACGCCGACCTCGGGGTACCCGTCATCCGGCTCGGCGGATCCGTGGCGCTGCCGTTCAACGGCTCCGTCGCCCACCTGGCGCTTAGCCCTCTCCAGGCCCGCAGTGCCATCGAGGCCGTGCGCGGGTTCGACGTGGTCCACGTCCACGAACCCCTGACGCCCGGCATCGGGTACGCCGCCGCCCGGCGCGCGGAGTCCCTTGTCGTCACCCACCACGCGGCCTTCGCCGCCTCGCCGCTCGTCGCCGCCGCGCTGCGTCGACGCGCCTCGTCCCTGCCGCCGCGCGTCACGCTCGCCGTCTCCGACGCGGCCGCTGCCCTCGTCTCCAGCGTCACCGGGGCCTCCCCGGACGTGGTGCCCAACGCGATCGCGCTGCCCCCGCCCCCGACAGGTCGCCCGGCCGGCCGACCGGTGGTCGCCTTCCTCGGCAGGCTCAACGAGCCACGCAAGGGCTACGACACGTTCGTCGACATCGCCGGCCGCGTCGACGGCGCGGACTTCGTTGCCATCGGCCCCGGCGGAAGTGGAGCCCACGGCGTGCGTGAACTCGGCGCCCTCAGCGACGCCGCGGTCGGGGAGTGGCTCGCCGCTGCGTCGGTGCTGGTGGCGCCAAACCGGTTCGGGGAGTCGTTCGGGATGGTGCTGATCGAGGCGCTCAGCCGAGGGGCCGCCGTCGTGGCGAGCGACCTGCCCTCCTTCCGTGCGGTCGCCGACCGCGACGACGTCGCCGCGTTCTTCCCGGTCGGAGACCCGGTGACTGCTGCGACCCTGGTCGCGAGGCGCCTCGCCGCTCCGGTCGACGCTGCCGTGGCATGGGGGAGCGTCGCCCGGTTCGGCTGGGACGTGGTGGGTCCTCGGGTCATCGACGCGTACCGACGCGCGGCCCAGATGCGGCACCGGACTTCGTACATGTCCTAG
- a CDS encoding DUF881 domain-containing protein, whose translation MARRPDASMSILTDLTEGALEPEYRSTTHRRTSRPVLVVAVALLAILLTFAVLQTTRGAGTAATQRQELLDRIGAARERQGELADRAASLDDEVRALGQDALGDPAQREQLRQLETATGASAVSGPGIVVVVNDAPDAKNTTGLILDGDITRLVNGLWQAGAEAISINGRRLTTLTPIRSAGAAITVDYVSLSPPYRLEVIGDASNLQARFNETPGAVWWHFLAQNYGVTMSISQAEKDLNLPSDAGMTLRYAQPG comes from the coding sequence GTGGCGAGGCGACCTGACGCGAGCATGAGCATCCTCACCGACTTGACGGAGGGGGCGCTCGAACCGGAGTACCGCTCGACGACGCATCGCCGCACCAGTCGACCTGTGCTCGTGGTGGCGGTCGCGCTGCTGGCGATCCTGCTCACCTTTGCCGTGCTCCAAACCACCCGCGGGGCGGGCACCGCCGCAACCCAACGCCAGGAACTCCTCGACCGGATCGGCGCGGCACGGGAGAGGCAGGGCGAGCTGGCCGACCGTGCGGCCAGCCTCGACGACGAGGTGCGAGCGCTGGGGCAGGACGCCCTCGGCGATCCGGCCCAGCGCGAGCAACTGCGACAGTTGGAGACAGCAACGGGCGCCTCGGCCGTCAGCGGGCCGGGCATCGTCGTGGTGGTCAACGACGCGCCCGATGCGAAGAACACCACGGGGCTGATCCTCGACGGGGACATCACCAGGCTCGTCAACGGGCTGTGGCAGGCCGGCGCCGAGGCGATCTCCATCAACGGACGGCGCCTCACCACGCTGACACCGATCCGCTCCGCAGGGGCAGCCATCACCGTCGACTACGTGTCGCTGTCGCCGCCCTACCGGCTTGAGGTCATCGGGGATGCGAGTAACCTTCAGGCAAGATTCAACGAGACGCCGGGCGCCGTCTGGTGGCACTTCCTGGCGCAGAACTACGGTGTGACCATGTCGATCTCGCAGGCTGAGAAGGACCTCAACCTTCCCTCCGACGCGGGCATGACCCTGCGCTACGCGCAACCAGGATAG